The following proteins are encoded in a genomic region of Desulfosporosinus youngiae DSM 17734:
- a CDS encoding putative polysaccharide biosynthesis protein, whose translation MSKRTFVYGATILLGANLLNRMLGFAYQYLIMINIGGEAYGLFNMVFPIYMLALVVTTAGIPLAIAKMVSEEVSLGRFANARSIFRLSLWLLSISGAIVSIVLYVLSPYISQRVFSDPRVFNVFLICTPAIFVVSVSSVFRGYFQGLQNMVPTAISQICEQIIRVAVGYTAALRLLGNGVEWAAAGLALGMLAGEVVGLVVIIFQYQRAKPKVTSEGLTATYSSRQILSRLWQLASPVTVGRLLATGLSSLDAIIIPLRLQAAGYTAREAVTLFGQLGGSAFTLLTFPSVFTFALATSLVPAISEAAVKRQLNVVRARSAEAIRLTILIGIPCLIILFYFSRPLTAFFKSDDIAPILRLLALGGIFSYIQQTTTGILQGLGKVHLPVLHSIIAAVIRIPALFYLTALPQWGLRGTAWTFTLGYFITACLNLMAISRYTGMPLDLQRFVLQPVFGGVGMLIVFQFMDPFFKGHVLGYLCEFVVGLTLYGIILLFNGGVTFSDLRRLPWIGKFLPP comes from the coding sequence CCAATTTGTTAAACCGCATGTTGGGCTTCGCCTACCAATATTTAATCATGATTAATATTGGCGGTGAAGCCTATGGTTTGTTTAATATGGTTTTTCCGATCTACATGCTGGCTCTGGTTGTTACAACAGCGGGTATCCCGCTGGCGATTGCCAAGATGGTCTCTGAAGAAGTATCTCTCGGACGATTTGCGAACGCCCGGTCTATCTTTCGCTTATCTCTTTGGCTGCTCAGTATTTCAGGCGCCATAGTCTCAATTGTTCTTTATGTCCTTTCCCCTTACATAAGTCAGCGGGTTTTTTCCGACCCGCGAGTGTTCAATGTTTTTCTCATCTGCACTCCGGCAATTTTTGTCGTCTCTGTGTCTTCAGTTTTCCGGGGATACTTTCAAGGTTTACAGAACATGGTCCCTACGGCAATCAGTCAAATTTGCGAACAAATTATCCGGGTGGCTGTCGGCTATACCGCAGCCCTCCGGCTCCTCGGTAATGGAGTCGAGTGGGCTGCCGCGGGATTGGCCTTAGGTATGTTAGCCGGAGAAGTCGTGGGATTAGTGGTTATTATCTTTCAATATCAGAGAGCAAAACCTAAAGTCACCAGTGAAGGTCTGACAGCAACCTATTCCTCCCGCCAAATCTTAAGCCGGTTATGGCAGCTGGCCTCCCCTGTGACCGTTGGCCGACTGCTGGCCACGGGTTTATCCTCCTTAGATGCTATCATCATCCCTCTTCGGCTTCAAGCCGCAGGCTATACAGCTCGTGAAGCAGTAACCCTCTTTGGTCAGCTCGGCGGTTCAGCCTTTACCTTACTTACCTTTCCCAGTGTCTTTACCTTTGCCTTAGCAACGTCCCTGGTACCCGCCATATCCGAAGCAGCCGTAAAACGGCAGTTAAATGTCGTCCGGGCACGCAGCGCTGAAGCCATACGCTTAACCATCCTGATTGGTATACCCTGCCTGATCATTTTATTTTACTTTTCCCGTCCGCTGACCGCATTTTTTAAGAGCGATGATATTGCACCTATTTTGCGGCTATTAGCCTTAGGCGGCATCTTCTCCTATATACAGCAAACCACAACGGGGATCTTGCAAGGACTTGGCAAGGTTCATCTTCCGGTCCTGCATTCCATCATTGCAGCGGTCATTCGCATCCCGGCCTTATTCTATCTGACTGCCCTTCCTCAGTGGGGTCTCCGCGGAACAGCCTGGACATTTACACTAGGTTATTTTATTACAGCATGTTTAAATCTTATGGCAATTTCACGGTATACCGGCATGCCTCTGGACCTTCAGCGCTTTGTTCTCCAGCCTGTTTTTGGAGGGGTGGGCATGCTTATTGTGTTCCAATTCATGGACCCGTTCTTCAAGGGGCATGTACTTGGCTATCTATGTGAATTCGTCGTTGGTTTAACCCTTTATGGTATCATCTTATTGTTCAACGGCGGAGTTACTTTCTCAGATTTGAGACGGCTCCCTTGGATCGGGAAATTTCTGCCCCCTTAA
- a CDS encoding alpha/beta-type small acid-soluble spore protein, producing the protein MSRRSNKNSGILPQPVLEQFKWEVAEELGLSSKIKSQGWENMTSRECGHVGGRIGGSMVKTMIRRAKESLNN; encoded by the coding sequence ATGAGCCGGAGATCAAATAAAAACAGCGGTATTTTACCTCAACCGGTATTAGAACAATTCAAATGGGAAGTCGCCGAGGAATTAGGCTTAAGCTCCAAAATTAAAAGTCAAGGCTGGGAAAACATGACGTCCCGTGAATGCGGGCATGTGGGAGGCCGCATTGGCGGAAGTATGGTTAAAACCATGATCCGCAGAGCCAAAGAATCCTTAAATAACTAA
- the surE gene encoding 5'/3'-nucleotidase SurE produces the protein MHILLTNDDGYHASGIQTLYQALRSQTKHEISIVAPEGQRSAMGHSITLFQPLFITEYDLDGDQKGFAVSGTPSDCVKIAIQAGLISRPDLLISGINQGSNLGTDIFYSGTVSAAMEGVILGVPSLALSLASYDFLDFEPSASYLAEHLDYFVSCYQEGLMNINFPGKPRSEWAGVKVTRLGKTVYDNVFERRVNPRGRTYYWQCGNRVQDLEEGTDLRAIQDDFVSITPMHSDLTDYKCLQNWKSLFEKADGFDVNGV, from the coding sequence ATGCATATCTTACTGACCAATGATGATGGCTATCATGCCTCCGGGATTCAAACCCTATATCAGGCCCTGCGGTCTCAGACGAAGCATGAGATCAGCATTGTTGCTCCGGAAGGCCAGCGTTCAGCCATGGGTCACTCCATAACCTTATTCCAGCCTTTATTTATCACGGAATATGATCTCGACGGCGATCAGAAGGGGTTTGCTGTCAGCGGCACACCTTCTGATTGTGTTAAAATTGCCATCCAGGCAGGGCTTATCAGCAGGCCCGACCTCCTTATTTCAGGTATCAATCAAGGCTCCAATCTAGGTACGGATATTTTTTACTCAGGAACGGTTTCGGCAGCTATGGAAGGGGTTATACTTGGAGTTCCTTCACTTGCCCTTTCCCTGGCCAGCTATGATTTCCTTGATTTTGAACCGTCGGCCAGTTATTTAGCGGAGCATTTGGATTACTTTGTGTCCTGTTACCAGGAGGGATTAATGAATATTAATTTCCCCGGAAAGCCCCGGTCCGAGTGGGCAGGTGTCAAGGTGACACGTCTGGGTAAAACGGTTTATGACAATGTTTTTGAGCGCAGAGTCAATCCCCGGGGCAGAACCTATTATTGGCAATGCGGGAATCGGGTTCAGGATCTAGAGGAGGGTACAGATCTAAGAGCCATCCAGGATGATTTTGTCTCGATTACGCCCATGCACAGTGATCTGACAGACTATAAATGTCTGCAAAATTGGAAATCCTTATTCGAGAAAGCGGACGGTTTTGATGTTAATGGGGTATAA
- a CDS encoding YpmA family protein: MSDKINPSEPQGNIELMASLRVDVNGELYKVVDFLNKNLKDYRLMFGLKKKEDKMVISVYEVE; encoded by the coding sequence GTGAGCGACAAGATAAACCCGTCTGAACCCCAGGGAAATATAGAGCTAATGGCATCGTTACGGGTTGATGTCAATGGCGAACTTTATAAAGTGGTTGATTTTCTTAATAAAAATTTAAAAGATTATCGTCTGATGTTCGGATTAAAGAAGAAAGAGGATAAGATGGTTATTTCTGTCTACGAAGTAGAGTGA
- the folE gene encoding GTP cyclohydrolase I FolE yields the protein MGMDLEKIEQAVYMILEAIGEDPEREGLRDTPKRVARMYDEVFHGLHEDPGQHLNVQFSEEHEEMVIVKDIPVYSMCEHHLVPFYGKAHIAYIPRKGKITGLSKFARVIEGFARRPQLQERLTSEVADAIMNKLTPLGVLVVIEAEHMCMTMRGVKKAGSQTLTSAVRGIFKTNPITRSEAFSLIQGHSR from the coding sequence ATGGGGATGGATTTAGAAAAGATTGAGCAGGCTGTATATATGATCTTAGAGGCTATCGGAGAAGACCCCGAACGGGAAGGGTTGAGAGATACTCCCAAAAGAGTGGCCAGAATGTATGATGAAGTTTTTCACGGGCTGCATGAAGACCCGGGGCAACACTTGAATGTACAATTTTCGGAAGAACATGAAGAGATGGTTATCGTTAAGGATATACCGGTTTATTCCATGTGCGAGCATCATCTGGTGCCGTTTTATGGCAAGGCACATATTGCATATATTCCGAGAAAAGGAAAGATTACGGGATTGTCAAAATTTGCTCGTGTTATTGAAGGATTCGCGCGCAGACCGCAGCTGCAAGAACGTTTAACCTCGGAAGTTGCGGATGCTATTATGAATAAACTTACTCCACTCGGCGTATTGGTAGTTATAGAAGCGGAGCATATGTGTATGACTATGCGGGGGGTTAAAAAAGCAGGTTCACAAACCTTAACCTCCGCTGTAAGGGGGATATTCAAGACGAATCCCATTACAAGATCGGAAGCTTTTTCATTGATTCAGGGACACAGCCGCTAG
- a CDS encoding 7-carboxy-7-deazaguanine synthase QueE, which produces MPKLPVTEIFSSIQGEGPYVGVRQVFLRLPNCNLKCPYCDTGTSVPQQLRMETETGSGMFDTHENPVSFAKLIELLQSYDFSIHHSLSVTGGEPLLWSNQLRVLLPFLQEKGIKIYLETNGTMPEQLLQVLPWVDIISMDIKLPFDGQTFWAVHETFLRYSLQKEVFVKLVVHNQTDLNELRTARDLVAGVDPQIRTILQPVTAIHGIKAPEPYQLLNWQRFFLEKLADVRVIPQTHVFMGQL; this is translated from the coding sequence ATGCCTAAACTGCCGGTTACAGAAATCTTCTCATCGATTCAGGGGGAAGGTCCTTACGTTGGGGTCAGACAAGTTTTTTTGCGCTTGCCAAACTGCAATTTAAAATGTCCGTATTGTGATACCGGGACATCAGTCCCGCAGCAATTGCGGATGGAGACGGAAACTGGTTCGGGGATGTTTGATACCCATGAAAACCCTGTCTCCTTTGCTAAATTGATTGAGCTGCTCCAATCCTATGATTTTTCGATTCACCACTCCCTAAGTGTTACTGGAGGGGAACCTCTTTTATGGAGTAACCAACTGCGAGTATTATTGCCTTTTTTGCAAGAAAAAGGTATAAAGATATACCTCGAGACCAATGGGACAATGCCTGAGCAACTTCTTCAAGTTTTACCCTGGGTAGATATCATTAGTATGGATATAAAATTACCGTTTGATGGTCAGACCTTCTGGGCTGTTCATGAAACCTTTTTACGTTATAGTCTTCAGAAAGAAGTCTTTGTCAAACTTGTTGTGCATAATCAAACCGATTTGAACGAACTGCGAACCGCCCGCGATTTAGTGGCCGGGGTTGATCCGCAAATCCGGACAATCCTGCAGCCTGTAACAGCAATACATGGAATAAAGGCTCCCGAACCTTACCAACTTCTAAACTGGCAGCGTTTTTTTCTTGAGAAACTTGCGGATGTACGAGTCATTCCTCAGACACACGTTTTTATGGGACAACTTTAG
- the queD gene encoding 6-carboxytetrahydropterin synthase QueD has translation MFQVCVRAHFDAAHFIRDYDGDCAKLHGHRWDVEVCIEGSQLNQLGMLIDFKDVKQSIRKTLKLLDHSLLNDLTPFGINGVNPTAENLARFLFFEFKGDLVLEDKHLAWVKVYESPDTWALFKEDKSVRGAL, from the coding sequence ATGTTTCAGGTATGTGTACGAGCACATTTCGATGCTGCTCATTTTATCCGGGATTATGATGGTGATTGTGCAAAGCTGCATGGTCATCGCTGGGATGTTGAAGTTTGTATTGAAGGCAGCCAATTAAATCAGCTGGGTATGTTAATAGATTTTAAAGACGTAAAGCAGTCCATACGCAAAACCCTGAAATTACTGGATCATAGTTTGTTAAATGACTTGACTCCTTTCGGGATCAATGGAGTCAATCCAACCGCTGAAAACCTGGCCAGGTTTTTGTTTTTTGAATTCAAGGGGGATCTTGTTCTTGAGGATAAGCACTTGGCGTGGGTTAAAGTCTATGAATCTCCGGATACCTGGGCCCTTTTTAAAGAGGATAAATCCGTTCGAGGAGCTTTGTAA
- a CDS encoding tetratricopeptide repeat protein, with protein MALPMASNSKQRRPSLQSSYLWGSLQARWHQRWGETDEAIRYWVDLLNRDSAKPRFKEVGYLIEIQALQEAREYLERLESDHQEDSAEIGYFLAKCYLGQALIPQAKDKIEQAIKLKPQTAKYWDLLADCQLELGDWCEAIKALDNSMRAAPQNAETVYRLGIIHAHHEEIHEALRCFQGCCQLRPRESLYWEMKAEMHLLLEQLPDACHSYEKAFRYGGTPDLAARLAYCYVQNGKIKKGIQFYKYTLKYEPDHYESLSNLAAVYQNEGRSQEALTLLEKAKTIYPKDPVLLNNLAFTLVHQGRTRKAAEYYREALELTPDHPLILYNLSVCLTRKGNWQEGIDLINQLLKIDPDHSAGWALLGNIYDQIDQADVAIDCYNKALKLA; from the coding sequence ATGGCTTTACCTATGGCCTCGAATAGCAAACAAAGAAGACCCTCTTTGCAAAGTTCATATTTGTGGGGTTCTCTGCAAGCCCGATGGCATCAGCGGTGGGGGGAGACGGATGAAGCAATCCGGTATTGGGTGGATTTATTAAATCGAGACTCAGCTAAGCCAAGGTTTAAAGAAGTCGGATATTTAATTGAGATCCAGGCTCTCCAGGAAGCAAGGGAATATTTAGAACGTTTGGAAAGTGACCATCAAGAGGATTCTGCGGAGATCGGCTATTTTCTTGCTAAGTGCTATCTCGGACAAGCACTGATCCCTCAGGCCAAAGACAAAATCGAGCAAGCAATCAAGCTGAAACCTCAGACCGCTAAATACTGGGATCTGCTGGCGGACTGCCAGTTAGAACTTGGAGATTGGTGTGAAGCCATTAAGGCCTTAGATAATTCCATGAGGGCGGCACCTCAAAATGCAGAAACCGTGTATCGCTTAGGGATTATCCACGCTCATCATGAGGAGATTCATGAAGCTTTAAGGTGTTTTCAGGGATGCTGCCAACTTCGGCCCCGGGAATCATTGTATTGGGAAATGAAGGCAGAAATGCATTTGCTTTTAGAACAACTGCCGGATGCCTGTCATAGTTATGAAAAGGCCTTCCGTTATGGAGGAACGCCGGACTTAGCAGCCAGGTTAGCCTACTGTTATGTTCAGAACGGTAAGATTAAGAAAGGCATTCAATTTTATAAATATACATTGAAATATGAGCCGGATCATTATGAAAGCCTGAGCAACCTTGCTGCAGTCTATCAAAATGAGGGCCGTTCCCAGGAAGCCTTAACCTTGTTGGAAAAGGCTAAAACCATCTATCCCAAGGATCCGGTCTTACTTAACAACTTGGCCTTTACCTTAGTTCATCAAGGGCGCACCAGAAAAGCAGCGGAGTATTATAGAGAGGCTTTGGAACTGACTCCGGATCATCCGCTGATTCTCTATAATCTGAGTGTCTGCCTGACCCGTAAAGGAAATTGGCAGGAAGGCATTGATTTAATCAATCAGCTCCTGAAAATCGACCCCGATCATTCCGCCGGATGGGCTTTACTGGGAAATATATATGACCAAATTGACCAGGCGGATGTGGCCATTGATTGTTATAATAAGGCTTTGAAACTTGCTTAA
- a CDS encoding Fur family transcriptional regulator, producing MEEVKTFESICNLLRNRSYKLTPQRQTILQTFLENVDSHLSAEEVYMLVKHQNPEIGLATVYRTLDILAEIGILLKNDFGDGRSRYEFSRQDEHHHHHHLICLGCGSVSEFDDDLLESLEAVIIKRNHFKILDHDLKFYGYCEKCGEAP from the coding sequence ATGGAGGAAGTAAAAACCTTTGAAAGTATTTGCAATTTATTACGCAACCGCTCCTACAAGTTAACTCCCCAGCGTCAGACAATATTGCAAACGTTTCTGGAAAACGTGGATAGTCATTTGAGCGCTGAAGAAGTTTACATGCTTGTAAAACACCAAAATCCAGAGATCGGTTTGGCAACGGTTTACCGGACCCTAGATATTTTAGCTGAAATAGGAATCCTACTTAAAAATGATTTCGGTGATGGACGAAGCCGCTATGAATTCAGCCGGCAAGACGAACACCATCATCACCATCACCTAATCTGTTTAGGGTGTGGAAGTGTCTCAGAATTTGATGATGATTTGCTGGAGTCTCTCGAAGCAGTGATTATCAAACGAAATCATTTCAAGATCCTGGATCATGATTTAAAATTTTATGGGTATTGTGAGAAATGCGGAGAAGCGCCTTAA
- a CDS encoding class I SAM-dependent rRNA methyltransferase: protein MTAGKAFLKKNRKKRLEQGHPWVFPGEIERIEGNPQGGDIIHIVNHAGHFLAQGFYNPASQLILRVVTYSENDQINEGLFFRKIEQAWKRRQWLVPDAASCRVVHGEADFLPGLIIDKYEDVLVVQILSLGIEVRRQWVYNALKQLFNPRGIYERSDVPVRRLEGLEERAGYVDKPFDTKVTVLENGIQILVDVAEGQKTGYFFDQRENRAALKPLMSGWGARRGIKLSEDGWPVDAKGKQIKNPFWDGAEVLDCFSHTGSFMLHACLYGAKKVTCVDISEKAIEMAKGNALLNGFLHRTEFIAANAFDYLRDQVNQRKTWDVVILDPPAFAKNRQAIEGAVRGYKEINLQGMKLVRDQGILVTASCSYHLSTARFLSLLQEAARDAHKVLRLIEFRRAGLDHPVLLGSEETDYLKFAVFEVFNL, encoded by the coding sequence ATGACGGCTGGGAAGGCGTTTCTTAAGAAAAACCGCAAAAAACGACTGGAACAAGGGCACCCCTGGGTTTTCCCCGGGGAAATTGAACGAATCGAAGGTAATCCCCAAGGCGGAGATATTATACATATTGTGAATCATGCCGGTCATTTTTTGGCTCAAGGATTTTATAATCCGGCATCTCAACTTATCCTGCGGGTTGTCACCTATTCAGAAAACGATCAGATCAATGAAGGGTTATTTTTCCGGAAAATCGAACAGGCATGGAAGCGCCGGCAATGGTTGGTGCCGGACGCCGCTTCCTGCCGGGTCGTCCATGGAGAAGCCGATTTTCTGCCGGGATTAATTATCGATAAGTATGAAGATGTCCTGGTAGTGCAAATTCTGTCCTTAGGGATCGAAGTTCGGCGTCAATGGGTTTATAATGCACTAAAGCAACTTTTTAACCCGCGGGGAATCTACGAACGCAGTGATGTCCCGGTGAGAAGGCTTGAAGGACTTGAAGAGAGAGCAGGCTATGTGGATAAGCCCTTTGACACTAAAGTAACCGTCCTGGAAAATGGAATACAAATTCTGGTGGATGTTGCGGAGGGACAAAAAACAGGCTATTTCTTTGATCAGCGGGAAAACAGAGCTGCTTTAAAGCCTTTGATGAGCGGCTGGGGGGCCAGGCGAGGCATCAAACTCTCGGAAGATGGATGGCCTGTGGATGCTAAAGGGAAACAGATTAAGAATCCCTTTTGGGATGGCGCCGAGGTATTGGATTGTTTTTCCCATACAGGTTCTTTTATGCTGCATGCCTGCCTCTACGGCGCTAAAAAGGTTACTTGTGTGGATATCTCAGAAAAAGCGATTGAAATGGCTAAGGGGAATGCCTTACTCAATGGCTTCCTGCACCGCACCGAATTTATAGCCGCCAATGCCTTTGATTACTTAAGGGACCAGGTAAACCAACGAAAAACCTGGGATGTGGTCATCCTGGACCCTCCTGCCTTTGCTAAGAATCGTCAGGCTATTGAAGGAGCGGTGCGCGGATATAAAGAGATTAATTTACAAGGCATGAAATTAGTCCGGGACCAGGGCATTTTAGTAACAGCCTCCTGTTCCTATCATTTAAGCACGGCCCGCTTCTTAAGCTTGCTCCAAGAGGCAGCCAGAGATGCGCACAAGGTCTTAAGACTGATCGAATTCAGGCGTGCCGGCCTTGATCATCCCGTTCTTCTGGGCAGTGAGGAAACAGATTACTTAAAATTTGCCGTATTTGAAGTGTTTAATCTTTAA
- a CDS encoding YkuS family protein, whose translation MYTTIAVEDGLANVIQALHNAGFKTTPLEDQSLKGVRAVVVKGDGTNILAPEWPVKMPVINAAGRSADEIVDVLRDRLS comes from the coding sequence ATGTATACAACGATTGCCGTTGAAGATGGGCTGGCAAATGTCATTCAGGCCCTTCATAATGCCGGTTTTAAAACGACTCCTTTAGAGGATCAGTCCTTAAAAGGTGTTCGCGCAGTTGTGGTAAAAGGGGACGGTACGAACATTTTAGCACCTGAATGGCCGGTGAAAATGCCGGTGATAAATGCAGCAGGGCGCAGTGCGGACGAAATCGTTGATGTACTGCGGGACCGGCTGTCCTAA
- a CDS encoding M28 family metallopeptidase, producing MKNTKIIAIALMVVLGLFTISWLVSSKAYVKPALNDSLSEFSGEKAFEHVNHLVQKIGPRPAGSKSELKAAQYIAYILRQNGWKVREQPFSKVVVREPSLLQKEQQVELISSQNIIAELPGTRPETIVAGAHYDSATFNVPGAVDNASGVGVLLELARVLSQEPHEETYQLIFFGAEEYGLVGSQFYASQADLSAVQWMLNVDMVGSPIEIDAAGKKSTPPELVKQVTALAAESRVPFRLSRDTILMTRESSQGGSSDYSSFLDQGIPALGLGIYGRPEGYFHRPEDSIERVSLEDIQNVGEFTHHLLTTVKMERMGPHEWDELYLPFQIGKHVLILPGYGVRIAAILTFLLTGFMLMKFYKGRTKKPLDFKKVLGILGTLLLLSVLVVGVSGIGELIWGWIKQVNLLYGAHPLVFVIARAGIALGVLILLTSWFYKLPVVRDPQVYWITGVMILLGITLVLALTRIDLAFPFVFWLLCLNLQFFLPNPILVLIGPYFLGWLHFELLNSHQWMSYYQALHKYFLVFLGVYSLLLIPFLLAAMHVGAARTQVLKKRLIQARRPALLVTVLLILAIGLVPAFTRDYPQVIIVQEEWSGSDDGKVQVFSDEPLPGQVVNDLSGQKGKQIYVPILNEKPPISVEAVVVETIKDSIRTLTISYNLKYAREPYLTRLRFESDYPFEVRTDDYLPMSKLPKKLQLKGAQQSSGTYSLILQRTPPQKNSIQISIETQGVINCSVEALFPDPSPRILIQHPLVSTDYKIRFQENFEF from the coding sequence ATGAAGAATACTAAGATTATTGCGATCGCCTTAATGGTCGTCTTGGGCTTATTCACAATTTCGTGGTTAGTTTCTTCAAAAGCTTATGTAAAACCGGCTCTCAATGATTCGTTATCGGAGTTTTCCGGTGAAAAGGCCTTTGAACATGTTAATCATCTCGTTCAGAAAATCGGACCGCGCCCTGCAGGAAGCAAGTCGGAGCTGAAGGCAGCCCAATATATTGCTTATATATTAAGGCAAAATGGTTGGAAGGTACGGGAACAACCCTTTAGCAAAGTTGTCGTTCGTGAGCCTTCTCTATTACAAAAGGAGCAGCAGGTTGAGCTGATCAGCAGCCAGAACATTATTGCCGAACTGCCGGGGACACGTCCCGAAACGATTGTTGCCGGTGCTCATTATGATTCAGCAACCTTCAATGTTCCGGGGGCAGTGGACAATGCCTCAGGCGTGGGAGTTTTATTGGAACTGGCCAGGGTTCTGAGTCAGGAACCCCACGAAGAGACCTATCAATTGATCTTCTTTGGGGCAGAAGAGTATGGACTTGTCGGCTCTCAATTTTATGCGTCCCAGGCAGACTTGTCGGCAGTTCAATGGATGCTTAATGTCGATATGGTTGGCAGTCCGATAGAGATTGATGCGGCCGGAAAAAAATCGACCCCTCCGGAGCTGGTTAAGCAGGTAACTGCTTTAGCGGCTGAAAGCCGCGTTCCTTTCCGCCTCAGCCGGGATACCATCCTAATGACCCGTGAAAGCTCCCAGGGTGGTTCAAGCGACTACAGTTCTTTCCTGGATCAGGGAATTCCTGCTCTTGGCTTAGGTATTTATGGCCGGCCTGAGGGGTATTTCCATCGGCCGGAAGATAGTATTGAGCGTGTTTCACTCGAAGATATTCAGAACGTCGGAGAATTCACGCATCATCTCCTGACTACAGTAAAGATGGAAAGGATGGGCCCTCATGAATGGGATGAGTTGTATTTACCGTTTCAGATAGGAAAACACGTCCTTATTCTTCCCGGTTACGGAGTTCGTATAGCTGCCATCCTAACCTTCCTGCTGACGGGTTTTATGTTAATGAAATTTTATAAAGGAAGAACTAAAAAACCGTTAGACTTCAAAAAAGTTCTGGGGATTTTAGGGACATTGCTGTTGCTGAGTGTTCTGGTAGTTGGAGTCAGCGGAATTGGAGAATTGATCTGGGGCTGGATTAAACAGGTGAACTTATTATACGGCGCCCACCCTTTGGTTTTTGTCATAGCCCGCGCGGGGATAGCCTTAGGGGTATTAATCCTTCTCACAAGTTGGTTCTATAAGCTTCCGGTGGTTCGAGACCCCCAAGTCTATTGGATTACCGGGGTAATGATCCTATTGGGCATTACCCTGGTTCTGGCGCTTACCCGAATTGATCTGGCCTTTCCGTTTGTATTTTGGCTGCTGTGTCTGAATTTACAGTTCTTCTTGCCCAACCCTATCCTGGTTTTAATCGGCCCGTATTTTCTCGGCTGGCTGCATTTTGAACTCTTAAATTCCCATCAGTGGATGAGTTATTACCAGGCCTTGCACAAGTATTTCCTGGTGTTTCTTGGAGTCTACAGCTTGCTGCTGATCCCCTTTTTATTAGCGGCAATGCATGTGGGGGCAGCAAGAACTCAAGTCCTTAAAAAACGCTTGATTCAGGCACGAAGACCTGCGTTATTAGTCACTGTTCTCTTGATTTTGGCGATCGGCCTGGTACCGGCCTTTACAAGAGATTACCCCCAGGTCATCATTGTTCAGGAAGAATGGTCCGGAAGTGATGACGGAAAAGTACAAGTTTTCTCTGATGAACCTTTACCGGGCCAAGTGGTAAACGATTTAAGCGGCCAGAAAGGAAAACAAATTTACGTACCCATCCTCAATGAAAAGCCGCCAATAAGTGTCGAAGCTGTCGTTGTAGAAACCATCAAGGATTCCATACGAACCCTGACCATTTCTTATAACCTGAAATATGCGAGGGAACCGTACTTAACCCGCCTCAGATTTGAAAGTGACTATCCGTTTGAGGTTCGAACGGATGACTATTTGCCCATGTCTAAGCTTCCTAAAAAGCTGCAATTAAAAGGAGCACAACAATCTTCAGGAACCTATTCCCTGATTCTCCAGAGGACTCCCCCCCAGAAAAACAGTATTCAAATCTCGATTGAAACTCAAGGCGTCATCAACTGCTCTGTTGAAGCGTTGTTTCCCGATCCATCCCCGCGAATTCTAATACAGCACCCGCTCGTCTCGACGGACTATAAGATCAGGTTCCAAGAGAATTTTGAATTTTAA